One genomic window of Deinococcus radiotolerans includes the following:
- the trpD gene encoding anthranilate phosphoribosyltransferase, giving the protein MHARLMNGERLSQAEAATFMREVMEGELSGVRLAAALAALRVRGETPEEIAGFAQAMREHAVRVNVQPREVLLDVVGTGGDGAHTFNISTTTAFVVAGAGVPVAKHGNRAASSRAGSADVLEALGVNLDATPDVVADAVNTLGIGFMFARNYHPALRHAAPVRSELAARTVFNILGPLSNPAGATHLVVGVFKPELTRTLAEVLRLLGARGATVVNGSGLDEFTVSGVNTVSGLRDGEIIDRTIHPEEAGVSVHPREAIVGGSPAENAEITRALLTGGGTPAQRDIVALNAGAALRTAGRAASIREGVEQARSVMHGGQGWDILQRYAAHTRR; this is encoded by the coding sequence ATGCACGCGAGGTTGATGAACGGGGAGCGGCTGTCGCAGGCGGAGGCGGCGACCTTCATGCGCGAGGTCATGGAGGGCGAACTGAGCGGCGTGCGGCTCGCGGCGGCGCTGGCGGCCCTGCGGGTGCGCGGCGAGACGCCCGAGGAGATCGCGGGCTTCGCGCAGGCCATGCGCGAGCACGCGGTGCGCGTGAACGTGCAGCCGCGCGAGGTCCTGCTGGACGTGGTGGGCACCGGTGGGGACGGCGCGCACACCTTCAATATCAGCACCACGACGGCGTTCGTGGTGGCCGGTGCGGGCGTGCCGGTCGCGAAGCACGGCAACCGCGCCGCGAGCAGCCGCGCCGGGAGCGCCGACGTGCTCGAAGCCCTGGGCGTGAATCTGGACGCCACGCCGGACGTCGTCGCGGACGCCGTGAACACCCTGGGCATCGGGTTCATGTTCGCCCGCAACTACCACCCGGCGCTGCGGCACGCCGCGCCCGTCCGCTCGGAACTGGCGGCCCGCACCGTGTTCAACATCCTGGGGCCGCTCAGCAACCCGGCGGGCGCCACGCACCTCGTCGTGGGCGTGTTCAAACCGGAACTGACCCGCACCCTGGCGGAGGTGCTGCGCCTGCTGGGCGCGCGCGGCGCGACCGTCGTGAACGGCAGCGGCCTGGACGAGTTCACCGTCAGCGGCGTGAACACCGTCTCCGGCCTGCGCGACGGTGAGATCATCGACCGCACCATTCACCCCGAGGAAGCCGGCGTGAGCGTCCACCCGCGCGAGGCGATCGTGGGCGGCAGCCCCGCCGAGAACGCCGAGATCACCCGCGCGCTCCTCACCGGCGGTGGCACCCCGGCCCAGCGGGACATCGTGGCCCTGAACGCCGGGGCGGCCCTGCGCACTGCGGGCCGCGCCGCGAGCATCCGCGAGGGCGTCGAACAGGCCCGCAGCGTCATGCACGGCGGGCAGGGCTGGGACATCCTGCAACGCTACGCCGCGCACACGCGGCGTTGA
- the rplM gene encoding 50S ribosomal protein L13 translates to MKTYIPKNDEQNWVVVDATNVPLGRLATLIASRIRGKHRPDFTPNMIQGDFVVVLNAAQVALTGNKLDGKVYTRYTGYQGGLKTETAREALKKHPERVIEHAVFGMLPKGRQGRAMHSRLKVYAGEAHPHAAQKPQTLEVK, encoded by the coding sequence GTGAAAACCTACATCCCCAAAAATGACGAGCAGAACTGGGTCGTCGTGGACGCCACGAACGTGCCCCTCGGCCGCCTCGCGACGCTGATCGCCAGCCGCATCCGTGGCAAGCACCGCCCCGACTTCACCCCCAACATGATCCAGGGTGACTTCGTGGTCGTCCTGAACGCCGCCCAGGTCGCCCTGACCGGCAACAAGCTGGACGGCAAGGTCTACACCCGCTACACCGGCTACCAGGGCGGCCTGAAGACGGAAACCGCCCGCGAGGCGCTCAAGAAGCACCCCGAGCGCGTCATTGAGCACGCCGTGTTCGGCATGCTGCCCAAGGGCCGCCAGGGCCGCGCCATGCACAGCCGCCTGAAGGTGTACGCCGGTGAGGCGCACCCCCACGCCGCTCAGAAACCCCAGACGCTCGAGGTCAAATAA
- the rpsI gene encoding 30S ribosomal protein S9, which translates to MAIQQPEQFYGTGRRKSAVARVFLRPGEGKIIVNGKEFQTYFRGLLRAVHALQAFRETGTAGRYDAVITVVGGGPTGQADAIKLGISRALLKVNPDFRAQLKPKGLLTRDPREVERKKYGLKKARRAPQFSKR; encoded by the coding sequence ATGGCGATTCAGCAACCCGAACAGTTCTACGGCACCGGCCGCCGCAAGAGCGCCGTCGCCCGCGTGTTCCTCCGCCCTGGCGAAGGCAAGATCATCGTGAACGGCAAGGAATTCCAGACCTACTTCCGTGGTCTCCTGCGCGCCGTGCACGCCCTGCAGGCCTTCCGTGAAACCGGCACCGCCGGCCGTTACGACGCCGTGATCACGGTCGTCGGCGGCGGCCCCACCGGCCAGGCCGACGCGATCAAGCTGGGCATCTCCCGCGCCCTGCTGAAAGTGAACCCCGACTTCCGCGCGCAGCTCAAGCCCAAGGGCCTGCTGACCCGCGACCCCCGCGAAGTCGAGCGCAAGAAGTACGGCCTCAAGAAGGCCCGCCGCGCTCCCCAGTTCAGCAAGCGCTGA
- a CDS encoding alpha/beta hydrolase: GLHSPHRRTLVTPLEVKTGALPDRRFHEYSPVENTDYPQGGGGGADAYVAFLAGTVKPAVDAAFLTRPSADDTVLIGSSMGGVISLHAWLTRPDVFGHAGIMSPAFWTNGGFSLRQAQEAHLPAGRVWVDIGGRESPEFPDRMRAYWDEAHAFADTLSARGLGERLRFQADPAAPHHESAWAARLPAALRFLLTGL, from the coding sequence GGTCTACACTCACCTCATCGGCGAACGCTCGTAACGCCGCTTGAAGTCAAAACTGGAGCACTACCGGACCGCCGCTTCCACGAGTACAGCCCGGTCGAGAACACCGACTACCCGCAGGGCGGCGGGGGCGGCGCGGACGCCTACGTGGCGTTCCTGGCTGGCACGGTGAAACCTGCTGTGGACGCCGCGTTCCTCACGCGGCCCAGCGCGGACGACACGGTCTTGATCGGCTCCAGCATGGGCGGTGTGATCAGCCTGCACGCCTGGCTGACCCGGCCCGACGTGTTCGGGCACGCCGGCATCATGAGCCCCGCCTTCTGGACGAACGGTGGGTTCTCGCTGCGGCAGGCGCAGGAGGCACACCTTCCAGCCGGGCGCGTGTGGGTGGACATCGGCGGGCGGGAAAGCCCGGAATTCCCCGACCGGATGCGTGCCTACTGGGACGAGGCCCACGCCTTCGCGGACACCCTGAGTGCCCGGGGCCTGGGCGAGAGGCTGCGCTTCCAGGCCGACCCGGCCGCCCCGCACCACGAGAGCGCCTGGGCGGCCCGGCTGCCCGCCGCGCTGCGCTTCCTGCTGACCGGCCTGTAG